Proteins encoded within one genomic window of Legionella sp. PC997:
- the pdxH gene encoding pyridoxamine 5'-phosphate oxidase, with the protein MTNFRSIADIRREYGELNLDEQSLPEDPIVQFKLWFEDVLKNEKNDPTAMVLSTVDDQGLPDSRVVLLKGLEGGSFVFYTNYQSKKAKQIKNKPYVALNFYWPQMARQVRIRGQIKPIDKEQSDLYFSTRPIKSQFSALVSPQSHEVAGREVLENALNELIQKHGQEPVLRPTFWGGYKVIPDEIEFWQGRDNRLHDRIHYSLKNGHWTFHRLAP; encoded by the coding sequence ATGACAAATTTTCGAAGCATTGCGGATATAAGACGAGAGTATGGAGAGCTCAATTTAGATGAGCAATCACTTCCAGAAGATCCAATTGTTCAATTTAAGCTTTGGTTTGAAGATGTTTTAAAAAATGAAAAAAATGATCCTACAGCTATGGTGCTCTCCACAGTAGATGATCAAGGTTTACCCGATTCTCGAGTCGTGTTATTAAAAGGTTTGGAAGGTGGGAGTTTTGTTTTTTATACAAATTATCAAAGTAAAAAAGCAAAACAGATTAAAAATAAGCCATACGTAGCACTTAATTTTTACTGGCCACAAATGGCTAGACAAGTACGTATTCGTGGACAAATCAAACCAATTGATAAAGAACAATCAGATCTTTATTTTTCAACAAGACCCATAAAAAGCCAATTCAGTGCTCTTGTTTCCCCACAAAGTCATGAGGTTGCGGGAAGAGAAGTTTTGGAGAACGCTCTAAATGAGTTAATTCAAAAGCATGGGCAAGAACCTGTGTTACGACCCACATTTTGGGGAGGTTACAAGGTTATTCCTGATGAAATCGAATTTTGGCAAGGACGAGATAATCGTTTGCACGATAGAATTCATTATTCTCTAAAAAATGGACACTGGACGTTTCATCGTTTAGCACCATAG
- a CDS encoding transmission trait enhancer LetE encodes MNDITALLPHIKLRFNVEHPSYEDSYAFGYECALADVAEEDNPFREGTQQAEHWLEGWWDAMEGEEPLFELNALENEELTVNEEVAANDKEYGHKHGFLSLVIEISGAIAASAIVGYQLFELVA; translated from the coding sequence ATGAACGACATAACAGCCTTACTACCACATATTAAATTACGTTTTAATGTTGAACATCCAAGCTATGAAGACAGTTACGCATTTGGATACGAATGTGCGCTGGCAGATGTAGCTGAAGAGGATAATCCATTTCGTGAAGGAACCCAACAAGCAGAACACTGGTTAGAAGGATGGTGGGATGCAATGGAGGGCGAAGAACCTTTATTTGAGTTGAATGCCTTAGAAAATGAAGAGCTGACCGTAAACGAAGAAGTAGCTGCGAATGATAAAGAGTATGGTCATAAGCATGGCTTTTTATCATTAGTGATTGAAATTAGCGGTGCAATAGCGGCTTCTGCAATCGTTGGATATCAATTGTTTGAGTTGGTTGCATAA
- a CDS encoding SseB family protein, with protein sequence MNALNLAIKEALDAAGTTKEANKAYLEFIKANFIIPVEQSLNDEQPRVLFLQEQGHIFLPVFTDMSYLDAWAVDIAHEIHLLKLSGVDLLKGLGDQVTLCLNIGTEFYKEFNPSEIARMRSMVLKLFKN encoded by the coding sequence ATGAACGCTCTTAACCTTGCAATTAAAGAAGCTCTTGATGCAGCTGGAACTACTAAAGAAGCAAATAAAGCTTATCTTGAATTTATCAAGGCTAACTTCATCATCCCTGTAGAACAAAGTTTAAATGACGAGCAGCCCAGGGTTTTATTTCTACAAGAGCAAGGCCATATCTTCCTTCCTGTGTTCACGGATATGAGCTATCTTGATGCGTGGGCAGTAGATATTGCACATGAAATCCATTTGCTAAAATTATCTGGCGTCGACTTGCTTAAGGGGCTTGGTGATCAGGTGACCCTATGTCTGAACATAGGTACTGAATTTTATAAGGAATTTAATCCATCTGAAATCGCACGAATGCGATCAATGGTTCTCAAACTTTTCAAAAATTAG